The Chitinophagales bacterium genome includes a region encoding these proteins:
- a CDS encoding TonB-dependent receptor — protein MPDVRFSVVRYHLPFIRVGTGLLLLIVLCLLFSQAAIAQQKITVSGFIKEAATGESMIGATVGVKGTTIGSSSNDYGFYSLSVVPGTYTLVFSFLGFKEVDTALVLSQDVRLNINMTTAVNEIQEITVEAADTKDENIRSSQMGKFDLSMEKIKTLPVIFGEQDILKTIQLLPGIQGGGEGSSGFYVRGGGPDQNLILLDEATVYNASHLFGFFSVFNADAIHNTVLFKEGMPAEYGGRISSVLDISMKDGNNQSFHGSGGIGLIASRLTLEGPIVKNKSSFIVSGRRTYIDVLAKPFINNSDFAGSAYYFYDLNAKVNYNFSDKDRLYLSGYFGRDVFSFHNDDINLSIPWGNATATLRWNHLFSNKLFMNASAIYQDYQFELSANQDIYEFSLFSGIQDFNTKIDFDYFPSVRHQVKFGVNYIYHVFQPSSISGRSGDVEFNPEGIQHLYAHEGAAYVQDQYDLTEKIQVIGGLRLSFFEQVGPYKKIIYNDFTGLPEDSIEYKSGQHIKTYGGIEPRLMARMSLTGSSSLKAAFTINNQYVHLVSNNGTTLPTDIWVPSTALVKPQIGYQYSLGYFKNFKDNTFETSVEVYYKDLKNQIEYKEGYTPSPNENIEESFVFGKGSSYGIEFFVNKKVGDFTGWIGYTLAFTNRTFPDLNNGATFPYRYDRRHNVSVVGSYKLTERWTLAATFVFQTGIAFTLPDSKYFIEGNILTHYGNLNSIRLPAYNRLDIAATYEGTKDRRFQSGWSFSIYNVYNRKNPYFIYTVYEGTFLQDPQITVQAKQVSLFPIIPSVTWNFKF, from the coding sequence ATGCCTGATGTAAGGTTTTCAGTAGTGCGTTACCATCTGCCTTTCATCCGTGTTGGAACTGGCCTTTTGCTGCTGATTGTTCTCTGCTTACTTTTTTCTCAGGCAGCCATTGCACAGCAAAAGATAACCGTAAGCGGTTTTATTAAGGAAGCTGCCACTGGCGAAAGTATGATCGGTGCTACAGTGGGAGTGAAGGGAACAACTATCGGATCTTCCAGCAACGATTACGGCTTCTACTCGCTCTCCGTTGTTCCCGGCACCTATACCTTGGTTTTTTCCTTTCTTGGTTTTAAGGAAGTGGACACCGCACTTGTGCTATCGCAGGATGTACGGTTAAATATCAATATGACCACCGCAGTAAATGAGATTCAGGAGATCACGGTGGAAGCAGCCGATACAAAGGATGAAAATATACGCAGCAGTCAGATGGGAAAATTTGACCTGTCCATGGAGAAAATCAAAACGCTTCCCGTCATTTTTGGTGAGCAGGATATATTGAAGACGATACAATTATTGCCGGGTATTCAGGGTGGCGGCGAAGGCTCCTCAGGCTTTTATGTAAGGGGTGGCGGTCCGGATCAAAACCTGATTTTACTCGATGAAGCTACCGTTTACAATGCATCGCACCTCTTTGGTTTTTTCTCTGTGTTTAATGCTGATGCCATTCACAACACTGTTTTATTTAAGGAAGGTATGCCTGCTGAATATGGTGGCCGTATTTCATCGGTACTCGATATTTCTATGAAAGACGGTAACAACCAGTCCTTTCATGGTTCAGGGGGAATTGGCCTTATCGCTTCACGGTTAACACTCGAAGGCCCTATCGTAAAAAATAAAAGCTCATTCATTGTTTCCGGAAGAAGAACTTATATTGATGTACTTGCCAAACCGTTTATCAATAACAGCGACTTCGCCGGTTCAGCCTATTATTTTTATGACCTGAATGCCAAAGTCAACTACAATTTTTCCGACAAAGACCGGTTATACCTGAGCGGTTATTTCGGGCGTGATGTTTTCTCCTTCCACAATGATGATATCAACCTCTCCATACCATGGGGTAACGCCACGGCCACCCTTCGCTGGAATCACCTCTTCAGCAACAAACTGTTCATGAATGCTTCCGCTATCTACCAGGACTATCAGTTCGAGTTGTCCGCAAATCAGGATATCTATGAATTCTCACTCTTTTCAGGCATTCAGGATTTCAACACCAAAATTGATTTCGACTATTTTCCCAGCGTCCGACACCAGGTGAAATTTGGTGTGAATTATATCTATCATGTCTTTCAGCCCAGCAGTATTTCAGGAAGAAGCGGCGACGTCGAGTTTAATCCGGAAGGCATTCAGCATCTGTATGCACATGAAGGTGCTGCCTATGTGCAGGATCAGTATGACCTCACGGAAAAAATACAGGTTATTGGCGGCCTTCGCTTATCATTTTTTGAGCAGGTCGGACCATACAAGAAGATTATCTATAACGATTTTACCGGACTCCCGGAAGACAGCATCGAATATAAATCCGGTCAGCATATCAAAACATATGGCGGCATAGAACCGCGTCTGATGGCAAGAATGTCACTCACCGGCTCATCATCCCTGAAAGCGGCATTTACCATCAACAATCAGTATGTCCACCTCGTCTCCAACAACGGAACCACATTGCCTACAGATATCTGGGTGCCCAGCACCGCGCTTGTAAAGCCTCAGATCGGATATCAGTATTCACTGGGCTATTTTAAAAACTTCAAAGACAATACGTTCGAAACCTCTGTTGAGGTTTATTACAAGGACCTGAAGAACCAGATAGAATATAAAGAAGGCTATACACCTTCTCCCAATGAAAATATTGAGGAGAGCTTCGTTTTTGGAAAAGGGAGTTCCTATGGTATCGAATTTTTTGTTAATAAGAAAGTCGGCGACTTTACAGGATGGATAGGATATACACTCGCCTTTACCAATCGTACATTTCCCGACCTGAACAACGGAGCTACGTTTCCGTACCGTTACGACCGGAGGCACAATGTCTCGGTGGTTGGTTCATATAAGCTTACAGAACGCTGGACCCTGGCTGCCACCTTCGTATTTCAAACCGGCATTGCATTCACACTGCCTGATTCAAAATATTTTATTGAAGGAAATATACTCACCCATTATGGCAATCTGAATTCCATCCGTCTGCCGGCATATAACCGGCTCGATATAGCAGCAACCTACGAAGGAACGAAAGACAGGAGGTTTCAGTCGGGCTGGAGTTTTTCTATCTATAATGTTTATAACCGCAAAAACCCCTATTTCATCTATACGGTATATGAGGGTACTTTTTTACAGGACCCTCAGATTACGGTGCAGGCCAAACAGGTCAGCCTCTTTCCCATTATTCCTTCCGTCACCTGGAATTTTAAATTTTAA
- a CDS encoding DUF4249 domain-containing protein, which yields MFNVLAAVTWQWWLCAFSFIILLMTSCEQNIDINLPSSEEQLVVEGYIETGLPPYLLLTKTSDYYSTFYLDSLNALFVHDAVVKVSDGDKTITLSEFTIDTAGTLISAYVGFGMVGEAGKSYTLTVEAGGKTLTAVTSIPEPLPLDSIWYETGADASNDTLVKLICRYSDPPQLGQYIRYFTSVNSGGYFPGYNSVFEDGFINGTTFDFPLDRGVNRNDTSSYDNYGLFRKGDTITVKWSAIDEAHYNFWRTVEFELGGQGSPFASPVIIQSNISGGQGIWGGYSPSFKTLIVPK from the coding sequence ATGTTTAATGTTTTAGCTGCTGTCACATGGCAGTGGTGGTTGTGCGCATTTAGTTTCATCATATTGCTCATGACTTCCTGCGAGCAGAATATTGATATCAATTTACCCTCCTCTGAAGAGCAACTGGTTGTAGAAGGTTACATTGAAACTGGCCTGCCTCCATATCTTTTGTTGACAAAAACTTCAGATTATTATTCCACTTTTTATCTCGATTCACTGAACGCACTGTTTGTACACGATGCAGTTGTAAAAGTATCTGATGGCGACAAGACAATTACTTTAAGTGAATTCACCATCGATACTGCCGGCACTCTTATTTCCGCTTATGTAGGATTTGGTATGGTGGGTGAAGCAGGCAAGTCCTATACGCTTACGGTTGAAGCGGGAGGGAAAACCCTGACGGCCGTGACCTCCATTCCCGAACCACTTCCGCTCGATTCTATATGGTATGAAACGGGTGCTGATGCCTCCAATGATACACTGGTAAAACTCATCTGCCGCTACTCAGATCCGCCTCAGTTGGGGCAATACATCAGGTATTTCACAAGCGTTAATAGTGGCGGTTATTTCCCCGGCTATAATTCGGTGTTTGAAGACGGATTTATCAATGGTACCACTTTTGATTTCCCGCTCGACAGGGGCGTGAACAGAAACGACACCAGCTCCTATGATAACTATGGTCTGTTCAGAAAAGGTGATACTATTACCGTAAAATGGTCGGCAATTGATGAGGCTCATTACAATTTCTGGCGCACTGTTGAATTTGAATTGGGCGGGCAGGGCAGTCCGTTCGCATCACCGGTAATTATTCAATCCAACATATCCGGTGGACAAGGTATTTGGGGTGGTTATTCTCCTTCCTTCAAAACACTCATTGTGCCGAAGTAG
- a CDS encoding menaquinone biosynthesis protein has translation MEKINVTAVSYLNTRPFLYGLEHSSIRHQINLFKEIPAGVAESLLSGNADIGLVPVAVIPALSDAHIISDFGIAAYGEVASVCIYAAVPIEQVTTLLLDYQSRTSVELAKILIRNYWKTNPEFKSSVAGYESSIKDNTAGLIIGDRALQLKKEFKFCYDLGLAWKNYAGLPFIFACWVANKPLKEEFIHAFNAALSFGMEHIPEVATQNKDYYPGIDVYDYLKNKVQFRLTDEMKNAMTLFMQESKGLSLV, from the coding sequence ATGGAAAAAATAAATGTAACGGCCGTTTCTTATCTGAACACCAGGCCTTTCCTCTATGGATTGGAACACAGCAGCATCCGGCACCAGATAAATCTTTTCAAGGAAATACCTGCCGGCGTCGCCGAAAGCCTGCTGTCTGGCAATGCTGATATCGGTCTTGTTCCGGTAGCGGTAATTCCTGCATTGTCTGATGCACACATCATCAGCGATTTTGGCATTGCGGCTTACGGAGAAGTAGCTTCCGTTTGCATCTATGCAGCGGTTCCTATCGAGCAAGTAACCACGCTGCTGCTTGACTATCAGTCACGCACTTCAGTGGAATTGGCAAAAATTTTAATCCGCAATTACTGGAAAACTAATCCGGAGTTCAAATCATCGGTCGCTGGTTATGAGTCTTCGATTAAGGACAACACGGCCGGACTTATTATTGGCGACAGGGCATTGCAGCTGAAAAAGGAATTCAAATTTTGCTATGACCTGGGGCTTGCCTGGAAAAATTATGCGGGGCTGCCTTTCATCTTTGCCTGCTGGGTCGCCAATAAGCCGCTGAAAGAGGAATTTATTCATGCATTCAATGCAGCATTAAGCTTTGGCATGGAGCATATACCGGAAGTGGCCACGCAGAACAAAGACTATTATCCGGGTATCGATGTGTATGATTATCTCAAAAACAAAGTGCAATTCCGGCTGACGGATGAAATGAAGAATGCAATGACACTATTTATGCAGGAATCAAAAGGACTTTCTTTAGTCTGA
- the purL gene encoding phosphoribosylformylglycinamidine synthase subunit PurL, translated as MNVTAKDPEVTVEIASELGLLPEEFERINEILGRTPNFTEISIYAVMWSEHCSYKNSIKWLKTLPREGSGLLAKAGEENAGLIDIGNGWACAFKIESHNHPSAIEPYQGAATGVGGIHRDIFTMGARPVAALNSLRFGDLKEEKTKHLLRGVVKGIGDYGNAFGVATVGGEVFFDACYNTNPLVNAMSVGIVRIGQTVSAIAYGAGNPVIIVGSATGKDGIHGASFASQDITEDSHEDLPSVQVGDPFQEKLLLEATLEAIQTGAIIGMQDMGAAGIICSTAEMSAKGRHGMKIQLDKVPMRQANMKPFEILLSESQERMLLVLEKGREEEVFGIYEKWDLHCVQIGEVTAGSRLHYYMNDTLVADVNADSLVLGGGAPVYNRSYAAPAYLGEIASFNPDDIDVPEDMEAIARQLIARPNIASKKWIYDQYDSMVGIGNTSTNAPSDAAIVRISDSRKALALKVDCNARYLFADPEKGAAIAVCESARNIVCSGGKPVAVTNCLNFGNPYNPEVYWQFVHAIKGMGEACKKLDTPVTGGNVSFYNQSTDDGPVFPTPTIGMVGILDDIDDRMSLSFKESGHLIYLLGESGDDIGSSEYLAGICGIKYSPAPYFDLDEEVAVQQAIQILIKHRLIESAHDCSDGGLFVTLLESAMPENMGFDISTDTAFRKDAFLFGERQSRVVVSVAPEKQDEFIEQLMQLHVDFNLLGEVTAQSVIVDQQNWGAIDSWKEIYEEAIGLEMQIEEAVS; from the coding sequence ATGAATGTAACAGCGAAAGATCCGGAGGTAACCGTTGAAATAGCAAGTGAGCTCGGGCTGCTTCCGGAAGAATTTGAACGCATTAATGAAATTCTGGGGCGTACGCCCAACTTTACAGAGATAAGCATCTACGCTGTCATGTGGAGCGAACATTGTTCATACAAGAACTCTATCAAATGGCTGAAAACCCTGCCACGGGAAGGTTCCGGATTACTTGCGAAAGCAGGCGAGGAAAATGCCGGCCTGATCGATATCGGCAATGGCTGGGCCTGTGCATTTAAGATTGAATCACATAACCATCCTTCCGCTATTGAACCTTACCAGGGCGCAGCTACCGGCGTAGGCGGCATACACCGCGATATATTCACCATGGGTGCCAGGCCTGTTGCTGCTTTAAACTCCTTGAGATTTGGCGACTTGAAAGAAGAAAAAACAAAGCACCTGTTGCGCGGTGTAGTAAAAGGAATCGGTGATTACGGAAATGCATTTGGTGTTGCGACAGTTGGCGGCGAAGTGTTTTTTGATGCCTGTTACAATACTAATCCGCTGGTGAATGCCATGAGCGTAGGCATAGTACGCATAGGGCAAACGGTTTCCGCTATTGCTTATGGTGCAGGCAACCCGGTAATCATTGTCGGTTCGGCTACCGGCAAAGACGGAATACACGGCGCAAGCTTCGCTTCACAGGATATTACTGAAGATTCGCATGAAGATCTTCCAAGTGTGCAGGTCGGTGACCCGTTCCAGGAGAAATTGTTGTTAGAAGCAACACTGGAAGCTATTCAAACCGGTGCCATTATTGGTATGCAGGATATGGGTGCAGCCGGAATTATCTGTTCTACGGCTGAGATGTCGGCAAAGGGCAGGCACGGAATGAAAATTCAGCTTGACAAGGTTCCTATGCGACAGGCCAATATGAAGCCATTTGAAATACTGCTCTCTGAATCACAGGAACGCATGTTGCTCGTATTGGAAAAAGGGCGCGAAGAAGAAGTTTTCGGTATTTATGAAAAATGGGATCTTCATTGTGTTCAGATTGGTGAGGTAACTGCAGGTAGTCGGTTGCACTATTACATGAACGACACTCTGGTGGCAGATGTAAATGCAGATTCACTGGTGCTTGGCGGCGGGGCACCCGTCTACAACCGTTCATACGCTGCTCCCGCTTACTTAGGTGAAATAGCATCATTCAACCCTGATGATATTGATGTACCGGAAGATATGGAGGCCATCGCCAGGCAATTGATTGCCCGCCCCAACATTGCATCTAAAAAATGGATTTACGATCAATACGATTCCATGGTGGGCATCGGCAATACTTCCACCAATGCACCATCCGACGCTGCCATTGTAAGAATCAGCGATTCGCGCAAGGCACTTGCACTCAAGGTAGATTGCAATGCACGTTATCTGTTTGCTGACCCTGAAAAAGGCGCTGCCATTGCAGTGTGTGAATCGGCCCGTAACATTGTGTGCTCTGGCGGCAAGCCGGTCGCAGTAACCAACTGCCTCAACTTTGGAAATCCGTATAACCCCGAGGTGTACTGGCAGTTTGTGCATGCGATAAAAGGAATGGGTGAAGCATGCAAAAAGCTGGACACACCCGTTACCGGCGGTAATGTGAGCTTTTATAATCAATCAACCGATGACGGTCCGGTATTCCCAACGCCCACTATCGGGATGGTTGGAATTCTCGATGATATCGATGACCGTATGAGCCTTTCATTCAAAGAAAGTGGTCACCTGATTTACCTGCTTGGCGAATCAGGTGATGATATTGGCTCATCCGAATATCTTGCCGGTATATGTGGTATCAAATATTCTCCGGCCCCGTATTTTGACCTTGATGAAGAAGTGGCTGTGCAGCAGGCTATTCAAATCCTGATCAAACACCGGTTGATTGAATCAGCGCACGATTGCTCTGATGGCGGACTGTTTGTAACGCTGCTGGAATCAGCAATGCCGGAAAATATGGGGTTTGATATTTCCACTGATACTGCTTTTCGCAAGGATGCATTCCTCTTTGGCGAACGGCAAAGCAGGGTAGTGGTGTCCGTTGCTCCGGAGAAGCAGGATGAATTTATTGAACAATTGATGCAACTGCATGTTGATTTTAATTTGTTGGGCGAAGTCACTGCGCAGTCTGTGATTGTTGATCAGCAAAACTGGGGTGCAATCGATAGCTGGAAAGAAATTTATGAGGAAGCAATTGGTTTAGAGATGCAGATAGAAGAAGCTGTAAGTTGA
- the mqnE gene encoding aminofutalosine synthase MqnE, with protein MESKVSSELLRNQLNLPEKLRIIVDKVDRLERISTEEALTLYEEAELGLLGTLANYVRERKNGDFTYFNRNFHIEPTNKCVFDCKFCSYSRLVQQEQDAWELSEEQMLHIVRKYQDIPVTEVHIVGGVHPKMNLHFFAGLISKIKEIRPDIHVKAFTAVELDYMFRKAKVSTEEGLKTLKAHGMDSIPGGGAEIFDEEIRNIICKDKASSATWLSIHETAHRLGLPSNATMLYGHIENYAHRIDHMNRLRELQDKTHGFNTFIPLKFRNKDNEMSHIREVAVIEDLRCYAVARIFLDNIPHLKAYWPMIGRNTTQLLLNFGVDDVDGTIDDSTKIYAMAGAEDQHPSLSTQQLVELIKQAGRHPVERDTLYNIVKDYQDTMFAEEKPPYQPSPAIQQ; from the coding sequence ATGGAATCAAAAGTATCATCTGAACTATTGCGGAACCAGTTAAACCTGCCGGAGAAACTGCGCATTATCGTGGACAAAGTGGATAGACTGGAACGAATCTCCACGGAGGAAGCGTTGACCTTATATGAAGAAGCGGAACTCGGATTGTTGGGTACGCTGGCCAACTATGTCCGGGAAAGGAAAAACGGCGACTTTACCTATTTCAACCGCAATTTTCATATAGAGCCAACCAACAAATGTGTTTTTGATTGCAAATTCTGTTCGTATTCAAGATTGGTGCAGCAGGAACAGGATGCCTGGGAATTGAGTGAAGAGCAGATGCTGCATATCGTTCGCAAGTACCAGGATATTCCTGTTACCGAAGTGCATATTGTAGGTGGCGTTCACCCTAAAATGAACCTGCATTTTTTCGCCGGATTAATCAGCAAGATCAAGGAAATTCGACCTGATATTCATGTAAAGGCATTCACCGCTGTTGAGTTAGACTATATGTTCCGCAAGGCGAAAGTGAGTACTGAAGAAGGATTGAAGACGCTGAAAGCGCATGGAATGGATTCCATTCCCGGCGGCGGAGCTGAAATTTTTGATGAAGAGATCCGCAACATTATCTGTAAAGACAAGGCCTCATCTGCCACCTGGCTTTCCATTCATGAAACTGCTCACCGGCTTGGGTTGCCTTCCAATGCCACTATGTTGTACGGACATATTGAAAATTACGCTCACCGGATTGATCACATGAACCGGTTGCGCGAATTACAGGACAAAACACATGGATTCAATACTTTCATCCCACTAAAATTCCGGAATAAAGACAATGAGATGTCGCATATCCGCGAAGTTGCGGTGATAGAAGATCTGCGATGTTACGCTGTGGCCCGTATCTTCTTGGATAACATCCCACATCTCAAAGCATACTGGCCGATGATTGGCAGAAATACCACGCAACTGCTCCTGAACTTTGGAGTGGATGATGTGGATGGTACCATTGATGACTCTACAAAGATTTACGCAATGGCCGGAGCGGAAGATCAGCACCCTTCACTTTCCACACAGCAGTTGGTGGAATTGATTAAACAGGCAGGAAGGCATCCGGTGGAACGGGATACCTTGTACAACATCGTTAAAGATTATCAGGACACCATGTTCGCGGAGGAAAAACCTCCCTATCAGCCATCGCCTGCCATTCAGCAGTAA
- a CDS encoding S9 family peptidase encodes MSNTLIPGHPAVQTLIPLEDFFRNPERTRYQLSPDGNFLAYMAPWKSRLNIYTCNLETNETFQVTMEEERNVSGYFWGSSNKIVFLKDKGGDENFHLFSVNIDGSDVKDLTPFDGVTVQVIDDLPESDDELVIGLNRRNKEVFDAYRLNIHSGQLTLEAENPGNITEWVTDHQGHIRLALTTDGVSQSLLYRQRAADDFRIVQTTSFRETLQPLFFTFDNEAVYALSNIGRDRMAIVIYDPLTGKEKEELFLHGAMDLSGLNYSPRRKVLTSYSYTDWKRVTIFLDPDTETVYRRIEREVDNEEIAIVSHSKAETRFLVRTHSDKTLGAYYLYDTTTEKVTLLAEVSPWLNKDALAAMKPVSYQSRDGLTIHGYLTLPIDSVGKKVPVVINPHGGPWVRDTWGFNPEVQFLANRGYGVLQVNYRGSTGYGRKFWEASFKQWGRKMQDDLTDGVDWLIAEGIADPRRIAIYGGSYGGYATLAGLAFTPDKYACGIDYVGVSNLFTFMNTIPPYWKPYLTMMHEMVGNPGTEEQLLHDASPVFHADKIKVPLMVVQGRNDPRVNINESNQIVAALRKKGVTVNYIVKDNEGHGFHNEENRFEFYRAMENFLRLYLQQAE; translated from the coding sequence TTGAGCAACACTTTAATTCCCGGCCATCCTGCTGTGCAAACGTTGATTCCATTGGAAGACTTCTTTCGTAATCCGGAGCGTACCCGTTATCAGCTGTCTCCGGATGGCAACTTTCTCGCTTACATGGCGCCATGGAAAAGCAGGCTGAATATTTATACCTGTAACCTGGAAACCAATGAAACATTCCAGGTAACAATGGAAGAGGAAAGAAATGTGTCCGGTTACTTCTGGGGCAGCAGCAACAAAATTGTTTTCCTGAAAGATAAAGGCGGTGATGAAAATTTTCATCTTTTCTCCGTAAACATTGACGGAAGCGATGTAAAGGATCTTACTCCATTTGATGGAGTAACCGTGCAGGTGATCGATGATCTTCCTGAGAGCGATGATGAATTGGTGATTGGCCTTAACCGGCGCAACAAAGAAGTTTTTGATGCTTACCGGCTCAATATTCACAGCGGGCAGCTCACCCTCGAAGCGGAAAACCCCGGCAACATAACCGAGTGGGTTACTGATCATCAGGGGCACATCAGGCTGGCGCTCACTACCGATGGTGTAAGTCAGAGTTTGTTGTATCGTCAGCGTGCAGCGGATGACTTCCGCATTGTTCAAACCACAAGCTTCCGCGAAACACTGCAGCCCTTGTTTTTCACTTTCGACAATGAGGCAGTATATGCATTGTCGAATATCGGCCGCGACAGAATGGCCATCGTGATTTATGATCCGCTAACGGGAAAGGAAAAAGAAGAATTGTTTCTGCATGGAGCAATGGATTTAAGCGGATTGAATTATTCACCCCGGCGAAAAGTACTCACCAGCTATAGCTATACTGACTGGAAGCGGGTAACCATCTTTCTTGATCCGGATACTGAAACTGTTTACCGGCGCATAGAACGTGAAGTGGACAATGAAGAAATAGCCATCGTTTCCCATAGTAAAGCAGAAACGCGTTTCCTGGTGAGAACACACAGTGATAAAACGCTTGGTGCATATTATCTCTACGATACAACTACGGAAAAGGTAACCCTGCTTGCAGAAGTTAGTCCATGGCTTAATAAAGATGCGCTGGCGGCTATGAAACCGGTATCTTATCAATCCCGTGACGGGTTGACCATTCACGGTTATTTAACGCTTCCCATTGACTCAGTTGGCAAGAAAGTGCCTGTTGTAATAAATCCGCATGGAGGGCCCTGGGTACGTGATACCTGGGGGTTCAATCCTGAAGTACAGTTTCTTGCAAACCGCGGTTACGGCGTGCTGCAGGTGAATTACAGGGGATCAACAGGCTATGGCAGAAAATTCTGGGAAGCGTCCTTTAAGCAATGGGGCAGGAAAATGCAGGATGATCTTACTGATGGTGTTGACTGGCTGATTGCTGAAGGCATTGCCGATCCGCGGCGAATAGCTATTTATGGCGGCAGCTATGGCGGATATGCAACGCTTGCCGGACTTGCTTTTACGCCGGATAAGTATGCCTGCGGTATTGATTATGTCGGTGTTTCCAATCTTTTCACTTTCATGAATACCATTCCACCTTACTGGAAACCTTACCTGACGATGATGCATGAAATGGTCGGCAATCCCGGCACTGAGGAGCAATTATTGCATGATGCTTCGCCGGTCTTTCATGCGGATAAAATCAAAGTGCCTTTAATGGTTGTGCAGGGCAGAAATGATCCGCGTGTCAATATCAATGAATCCAATCAGATAGTGGCCGCATTGCGAAAAAAGGGAGTGACCGTCAATTACATAGTGAAGGATAATGAAGGCCATGGATTTCACAATGAAGAAAACCGGTTTGAGTTTTACCGCGCCATGGAAAATTTTCTCCGATTATACCTGCAGCAAGCTGAATAA
- a CDS encoding histidine phosphatase family protein yields MSRQLFIIRHGETELNLQGIVQGRGVDPSLNETGRKQADLFYEHYKAESFDAVFTSSLRRTHESVSRFIADGIPWHQFKELDEISWGIFEGKRASADFKALYRSLLENWLKGEMDRKAPGGESPKEVQLRQIRFLEFFLQHPAKKTLLCMHGRAMRIFLPTLLQQSLLTMDQFPHHNLTLYKLNLSNNRFAIELFNNMDHLHSLTDHH; encoded by the coding sequence TTGAGCAGGCAGCTATTTATTATCCGGCACGGAGAAACTGAATTAAATCTGCAGGGCATAGTGCAGGGAAGAGGAGTCGATCCTTCCTTAAACGAAACCGGCAGAAAGCAGGCCGACCTGTTTTATGAGCATTACAAAGCGGAGTCCTTTGATGCTGTGTTCACTTCTTCGCTGCGCCGCACCCACGAATCCGTGAGCCGGTTTATTGCGGATGGCATTCCCTGGCATCAATTTAAGGAGCTTGATGAAATAAGCTGGGGCATTTTTGAAGGTAAGCGTGCTTCCGCAGATTTTAAAGCGCTCTACCGTTCCTTACTCGAAAACTGGCTAAAAGGTGAAATGGATAGGAAAGCGCCCGGTGGTGAAAGCCCAAAAGAAGTTCAGCTAAGACAAATTCGCTTCCTGGAGTTTTTTCTACAACATCCGGCTAAGAAAACTTTGCTCTGCATGCATGGAAGGGCAATGCGGATTTTCCTGCCCACATTACTGCAGCAATCCTTGCTGACAATGGATCAGTTTCCTCATCACAATCTTACGCTCTATAAGCTTAATCTCAGCAATAATCGTTTCGCCATTGAACTATTTAATAATATGGATCATTTGCATTCATTAACTGATCATCACTGA
- a CDS encoding SWIB/MDM2 domain-containing protein gives MATKKKAAKKAAPKKKAAPKKAAKKAAPKSKAKRTPNAAFMKAMNISDALQPIVGGKPLPRTEVTKKVWAYIKKNNLQDAKERRNINADAALQKVFGGKKTVNMFEMTKLINKHLS, from the coding sequence GTGGCAACAAAAAAGAAAGCTGCTAAAAAAGCAGCACCCAAGAAAAAAGCAGCTCCTAAAAAAGCAGCTAAAAAAGCAGCTCCAAAGTCAAAGGCGAAAAGAACGCCTAATGCTGCCTTCATGAAAGCCATGAACATCAGCGATGCACTTCAGCCCATCGTGGGCGGAAAACCACTTCCCCGTACTGAAGTCACCAAGAAAGTTTGGGCTTACATTAAGAAGAACAATCTGCAGGATGCCAAAGAAAGGCGCAACATCAATGCGGATGCAGCACTGCAAAAAGTTTTTGGCGGCAAGAAAACCGTTAACATGTTTGAAATGACGAAACTCATCAACAAGCATCTCAGCTGA